In a genomic window of Urocitellus parryii isolate mUroPar1 chromosome 2, mUroPar1.hap1, whole genome shotgun sequence:
- the Hmgb1 gene encoding high mobility group protein B1, which translates to MGKGDPKKPRGKMSSYAFFVQTCREEHKKKHPDASVNFSEFSKKCSERWKTMSAKEKGKFEDMAKADKARYEREMKTYIPPKGETKKKFKDPNAPKRPPSAFFLFCSEYRPKIKGEHPGLSIGDVAKKLGEMWNNTAADDKQPYEKKAAKLKEKYEKDIAAYRAKGKPDAAKKGVVKAEKSKKKKEEEEDEEDEEDEEEEEDEEDEDEEEDDDDE; encoded by the exons atgGGCAAAGGAGATCCTAAGAAGCCGAGAGGCAAAATGTCATCATATGCATTCTTTGTGCAAACTTGCCGGGAGGAGCACAAGAAGAAGCACCCAGATGCTTCAGTCAACTTCTCAGAGTTTTCTAAGAAGTGCTCAGAGAGGTGGAAG ACCATGTCtgctaaagagaaaggaaaatttgaagacaTGGCAAAGGCGGACAAGGCCCgttatgaaagagaaatgaaaacctataTCCCTCCTAAAggggaaacaaaaaagaagttcaaGGATCCCAATGCACCCAAGAGGCCTCC GTCGGCCTTCTTCTTGTTCTGTTCTGAGTATCGCCCCAAAATCAAGGGAGAACATCCTGGCCTATCCATTGGTGATGTTGCAAAGAAACTGGGAGAGATGTGGAATAACACTGCTGCAGATGATAAGCAGCCTTATGAAAAGAAAGCTGCCAAGCTGAAGGAAAAATACGAAAAG GATATTGCTGCCTACCGAGCTAAAGGAAAACCTGATGCAGCAAAAAAGGGAGTTGTCAAGGctgaaaaaagcaagaaaaagaaggaagaggaggaagatgaggaagatgaagaagatgaggaggaggaggaagatgaagaagatgaagatgaagaagaagatgatgatgatgaataa